The window AGGATTCATATTATCTTAGAGATCTTACCAAATTCCTTTTGGATGGGTAAGAAGATTCTAAAAGAGTAGAAGGGTGTACATATGGAAGTCAAGGTACTTCAGGCTCTTCTATCAAGAATAAGAAgaacaacaccaaataaggaaagttcaagaaaatgaatgagagaacAAACTTATAGGTAGTGATTCCTTTAtgaccttttaggacactagaaaaggaattcttggagtgcctaaggataGGCAAGTACACAACATGTCCTTGTTGTTGAACTcatagtggtggatttcaccaattATGATGGATAGATTCTAGGCCCATTATCAACAAATGAGAAGGTCACTTGATGGGATCGTACTTACCTTAGCTTTAGTTGCAAGAGTTGTATAAGTTAGTGGGAggtattttctcttttatgtgagactccattatcactttgccatGTAATGAGAGTAGTAAGAtctcactaaaagaaagaacccgacattaatcaaacatttggcttctaatgcctaggtcatattaatctaaataggatccaaagattGATCTCAATTCTTGACACTTTTATTCTATAGGATCTTTTAGTCTACGAATATTGTATAGATTGTAAGATGACCAAAAGGCCCCCTTTATTTCTAAAAGGACTTggaaccaaggaatgtttggagcCAGTACGTACTGACGTGTATGAACCTTTTTATGTTTATGCATGGAAAACATGCgtatttgataattttactaATAAATACTCTAGGTTTCGATATGAAGATAGGAAATCTGATGCCttggataaattcattgaatttaaggcaaaATCATATAACCTATTTGTTAAACATATCAAGGCACTTCGATTAGATTAAGGTGGTGTGTTTAGTAGGTTTGATCATTTCCATATGGAGTATGAGATGATATCCCAATTGTGTGCACTAAGGACTCCATTGTAAAATGGAGTAATGAAaagaagatattgaactttgatAGATATAGTGAGATTGGTGATTGGTTTATTATTACTTCCCATGTTCTTTGGGGATATATCTTAGAGACTATGTAATACCTTTTTCTCTAAATACGTGTATTagtttataggatatctaaGAGGACTTCaggattattactttatagtaAGGATTATTAAAAGGTGTTTGTTCCTATAAATACCAGATTtcttatgaagactatatgatatgtaataagaaaaacaatgatatagattggagtATACTAGAAGATAGTCACACTATACAcaagatactatggatccaaCACCAACCATTCCCATTTTTAATACACTGATGTCTCATCATAGTAGGAGTGTTGTTAAACAACTAGACCGATTCATGTATTTGGAAGAGTCTTTCGAGGTCATTCTAGAGGAATATGAGATTGATCGCATAGATTATGATGAAGCAATGAGCGATGTGGATGCACATCTTTGGCAAAAGGCTATGGAGGTAGAGTTAGAATCCTTGTAATTCTAATATAGTCTAGGTTCCTATAAAAGCACTTGAATGGACAAAccccataggtgtaagttggtctacaagaggaataaaggagtagatggaaaagGTTATCGTTTGAAACATTATTTCAACTATAAGAAACCTTTTCACCAGTagccatactcaaatccattgGAGTACTCTTATCCATTGTGGAACATCTCATTTATGTGATATTGCAATAGGATgtcaagatagtgttcttaaatGATTATCTTGATATTATCATCTATATGATGTAACCGGATATTTTCATAGTAAAGgaccttgtgtgtacaagaaacTGCAGGGAAGCATGGTGGTGTTCTAGGATCTTATAGatagatgacaatctactcattgaGAATGATGTAGTGATattgtcatcaatcaagatcTGGTTGTCTACTTGGTTttagatgaaaatctagaagAGTCACAATACATTCTTGAGTTTAAAGTCCTTAGGGATAAcaagaatagaaaaattatgttatgtcaagcatatactcaagtatttttttagaacaaggGATTATGTGCTTTTGCTCCAAAGTGTTGAGATAGTTTAAAGGGTGATGTGATGGTTGTCAAGATACCTTATGTGGAGAACCTTGTGGATCCCTACATTAAGACATTGACAGGGAGAGTCTTTGTTTGTCACAAGAAAAGATAGGTTTTAGATGTGTATTTGGCATGCCTTATAGGCATGATACTTTGAGGActagtgggagaatgttagcataaagcccttaaaagcattaCATGATGTaagaaatttggaattcattatttatttaatgatattctagtttcacttttatctatccttattccatgtattatactttatgagcattcttgcctacATCTTTTGaattgtacgtgacttaggtgcattaagagttgtataaaaaaatctaagtcatAGATTCCTTGTAAATAGATGGCTTGTTCACAACTgattcatgggtctaggcaacccattaaaggttgtagtgcaccatctCCTAGTTGGAAAGATGGCTGGTCTTGGCTATCGAGATAGGTTTCtaattggagccaaaatatgtgctatAATAGcacatatttgatatgatttgtgcaccaaaggacattcaaatcacccaacttgacctaaatggaatctaaggccctagccatgagtttaatttgtattttggagattaatctcaggttcaagggaagaaaagggtacaagttgaatcactttatattttgaaagattaagaaagggctaaatgaggaaataagtgagtcaagactcatggaccatgagAAAAGACAAgacgaggatatcatgagtttggaaaatgataaatgaccattatagagtaagaaagaaggcaagaaaacatggaaaatgaggcatgaagcaagattcagctgcatggaaatttagaactcaaaaatctgatggcaaCATATACTTTgatttgaggacaaatttggagtacttcctagagtccattttatacatactagatatcattttgaatataaggAAATCAAAAGACCAACTCTTCAAATAGTGTGcaaatcggagttgaaatgaagaagttatggccatttgaagataACTATGTAGAGTTGAAAGACCAtttcaaaatgttttcaaaattcaacttatgaattcgaaatccaattTGAAATTACCCCAATTTCGAATTTACACACTGCCACATTGATAGTTCGCCTCCTCTACTTCGAGAATTGCATCCAAGGCACCCCATCAGCCCTAGTGGGCCCTACACAattagaaatcaccattttattatttttaatcatttttagataattatttttgtaataagtggccaatgagagtgtgacacatgttaggtaattgatgatattatataaactctcttagttctaggtttGAGGGATCTTAGATCTTTTTtcggagagtttgacattgaaggtagaagaagacaagaactttggtttgttttatttttcttatttattaaatatattgttttaggttcttttgatttaaattatggatttttaccctattatggattatgaacgtgacatcacccccatgagaggctaagagccaacttggggcttgaagcatgaaaacctaagggctaggaaacctataaggacaatgggtaaattattataacaatgagattaattattggttgggtgacaatttatcattttttttatcctatccctgtgagttagtttagggaatgatacgatagattattacccgatactagtgattcttagtaattcttgatcattggTTATCCTAGTCTTCCCTATtgttatttgccccaaaacaaagctataaggagtaggaagggttaaaaagctAAATCTTAAACTGGTAattaatctcattcatttgatggttttaggaatcaattttaaaaaggaaaaattaggttttagatgcaattttgagttatagaactcaacttgatcataagcggccaaggatcccaaaaccctaagatcatattacttaaaagacccttgttttctctaatttctataccctaggttggattctggaaagccccaaacttgaatcaatcgaatttaaaatcaatatttatttttctattaatttaatttcttttacttagtttcacattattcacatatggtttttcactttaggatttaaataaaagcaattcaattattctagtattgacaatttccataagcTAGTCTTTGAGGACGATACCCGGAGTACTATAAAAGCTGTAGTGCCTCTTTATCCAGTTTTTTTTTACCAGAGTTGCTAcataaaaaggctaagtattttggtacaatagagaagttCGGTCaatttcccatggtgagtgaactagtgtgtatggttacaattggataggacctatggtgagtcataacttaaggctatcaagtagttatgacctcaccaagttgtttcattgtgttatctcttaaccttgagagaatattgagcttatgtTAAAGTTagcagtggctttgacctaagggtgagatcgtaagctaatcatatatttcttatggattgggtcactattggtGGAAGCCgatagtaataggtattctcaatagaggcaccatgatatctcatgggattgaaatagtgtgtcctcttgggtgatcctaaggaggtgtgttcatggaaactatgatcATTGTAGTTCCTTATGTGGAACTTAACATAGGCTCTTTAAGAGCTAAGGCATGTCAATTGAATATACAAtaagaggatctataactcaaggatagtagaggtagtcttgaaaggctaatagttttcaccttgttagactatggacaccaattcattGGGAGACTAAAcataatggatagtaggtcatggacttgagcacttagtgtctcgttgttatttacataggatactatagttcagttgattctctatagtgggatgttgaatgaacttcaaaattggattctatgggagccagtactcctatgggtctcaatggtccccactttgagctcatataccttgttggcatggattagctctaggttcacttttatgcataagggtgttttggtaattacacaaggttgcacaagagTAAGTGAACAAGATCTTTAAAtcaggttaattgattaattagtaggtcctattgggttaattaatcaattaggacccccGCCGCCAATGTTAAAAACTTTCTTCTAGCAAAGTCGAAGTGGTAGGTAAAATAAAGGATATTGAGGCTACTTAGCACCCATCCCTGAAAAGAAGATAATGACTTATGTACTGGTAGTAAATATGCCAATGACTTATGGGATTAAGCTAGGTAGCAAATTGGCCTCTGATATTGATGGCCTGATCTCATTATCATGGGAATATGCCAGTACTTAGGATCTTAGTTCTACATGATGCCGAAATTGGATCTACTATTAAGTATTGTTAAAGGACAACCGATTAAAGTCTACAAAGATGATTCAAGCTTTCATGAGTGGTTATGTCGGCATTTCCCCTTATCTTATTTATTCCTTACCGAATTCTActcaagcccatgtgggctcaagttacttaagcttaattaggaaccctataaataccccctaggggttagggtttccataacttttttaTTCCACCATCCATGGAGAAAGAAAaccatagcctccaccctcaTTTCCTCCCCACcagaagtgtgccaagaacaaggttgagtcatcagGCAGAAGATCGTGGGTTTGCGAGAATTCCAACAACTTCAAAGTCGTattcaacacttggaatttgaggtttgggaacatccaaacctaaaggtgagtactttaaccctaaaagatcaatttttaaaaaaattggtgttGCTTTCATTACTCAGATCTAAGATGCCAGTAGGAACTATCTCAAACAGCATATGCAACAACAATGGGAAGCTTAATGTGTGCTATGATTTGTACAAGAACAAACATTGCACAAGCAATGGGAGCGATAAGTTAGTTCATGGAAAATCTGGGGAGAGAGCATTGGAAAATATAGTGAAGAAGATCCTTAGATACATCAAAGGGACCTCAAATGCTATATTATGTTTTAGAGGATCAAAATTCACTATCAAAGGTTATGCGCATTCAGACTTTGCAGGTGATCTTGATAAGAGGAAATCCACTATGGGCTATGTGTTCACACATACAAGAGTTGTGAGCTGGgtttcaaaacttcaaattgTTATGGCTCTATCTACGATAGAAGCAAAGTACATGATAGCTACACATGCATGCAAAGAAGCTATCTGAATTAAAAGGTTATTGAAGGAGTTTGGATACAAACAATAGAAGATTTCCCTCTTTTGTGATAGTCAAAGTGCCTTACACATTGCAAGGAATCCCACCTTTCATTCCAGGACTAAGCACATAgaagttcaatatcattttgtTCGAGAAGTGGTAGAAAAAGGAACTGTGAATATACAAAAGATCGATATGAAGGTCAATCTAGCAGATGCCTTGACAAAACTGGTTAATACTAATAAGTTCAATTGGTACAAATCCTCTTATGGCTTGGCAGTAACGTAAGCAGCATGTGATAGGGCAAGACATAGAAGAATGACTTCAAGTATGAGAATGTTAAGGTTGAAGTCATTGCACATcggaaaaagacaaaaagatgaGAGCTTTCTTGTCCTATAAAAGGTCTCTACCCCCTATACTATTCATCCCAAAAAAAGGCTTTTATTCTTTTGTAATCTTTTATATTCTCTCCTCTTAATTGAGAGAGAGGTTGTAATTTTGTCTTCATATAGTGGATATTTTTCGGTCTTGCCTTGCGGAGGtttctttcttaattaaaaGGATTTTACCACATAAGTACTTTgcccattattttatttattgttttatttactgctctagttttctttttattattctattttcaaattatccGGTATCATTTCATAACAAGTGCAAGATAATTATAGTATTTTAATGTTTATGTTAAGcctttaattaatttaagttataatacTTTCACTTGGGTGGAAACATccctatttcaaaaaaaattctatgcAAATGTAGTTGATGAAAAGATCAATGTCTACTAATGCTCTTCAAGAGACTTTGCAACAAACCATAATTACCTTGATTTACTTGTAATTATTCCAAATGCAATAGTTTATATTCGAGTGGCATAGtgtaatttattattgaattattataATGTTTGAAGATTTACGattaatttttgttgtaataATTATGACTTACCTAGATGATCTATATAATATAATTgctagtatttttatttatttattcttttaagattAAGATTTTAGAGAAATTAGTTTAACTAGTTCACTATTTGTTTGGATAAGAGTAACCCTTAAAGTCAAATCTTTCGACCTTGGGTTGGGTTCTAAATCATCTGAAATTCAGGTGGTGACAAATTCGTTGTTGCATACAAATTAGGAAGGAGCTCAGAAGCAACTACACCATGCAACCTCGTAGGAAAATGTAGCATTACTTATTTGATAAACATTCAATTACATGGTAAGGAATTTCCAAGTAAATTCTATTTGGCTTTGAGTTTCACGGTATTTGTTACCCAATCAATATGCTGACTGCAAATATACACAATAATTAATTACGAAGAAAATCACGATCGAGTATTGAGGGGCTTCAACATGGAGGCATGTCCGGAGGTGGAGGTAATAATTGTACCTCTGGACTTGGGCCGTTTTTCACTATAAACACCATGTCCATGCCCCATGTAAGGTGGCGTTCTATATGGCAGTGCATCAACCAAACTCCtgtcaaataaaatgaaatataagagTAAATCATAATGTACACTGCAATAGCAGCAATATTGGTTGCGCGCATGCCATGCGTGAGACCTACGTACCAGGGTTGTGTGCCTTAAATCTGACGGTGGTCCAACCATTTTTCGGAACAGCGATGGTGTTCTGAAGAGGAGGGTCGACTAGATTATACCCCAAAGGGTCCTTATCTATGTTGAAATTCCCAAATCCCCACCCAACAACATAGAAACTGTATCCATGGAGATGTATGGGATGGTCTGTCCCTGCAACCAAGTTTGTCCCCTGAAAGACAAGCTCCACCACAGAGTCATAGTCCAGTACCTTAACCTCAGTCCACCGATTCGGTAACTCTAGGAGCAACGACAGATACTCTGCTGTAAAATTAAATACGTATGGTGGGAAACTAGGAAACCTAGTTCCAAACACTCCatttatttgataatagtaTGCTTCGAGCACATCGATCTTTGGGTTTACAAAGCTTATGTTGTTCACACTAGAAGCTAGCATAGTCCCATTTGGACCCTTACACGTCCTGTTAAGAGGGCATGGAAATGTGTTCATGGAAACAGTGAAGATCAATGGAGTCGTAATGTTTGTTGGGACATCAACCGGATGGTCTTTATTTGCTAAGCTTCTGAGGCTACCAGTGAAGTTAACTGATGCATTTGTGTCATTATAGTCAGGAAGAAAAGGCAAGGAAGGAGGTGAAGGAGTATAGTTCCCATTGTATTGAACTACTGCAGTGGTGGTCGTGTTATCGTATTCAACCCCCTTTGCGCTTGAATATGCTCTAGCAGCCATGTAGTAGTGGTCCGGAGATTGGTTGGCTTCGAGCAAGACATCAATTGTTTGTCCAGGGGATATAGAGATGTAATCTCGTGCTAATGGCTTGGTGTAGCTGGCATCAGTTCCAACTACGGTGATTTGGTGTTTGgcaatggagaagaagagaaTGTCTTGCATGTCCACATTGATTATTCGGAGGAGATACATCTTGCCAAAATCAACCAGAAGCTTAAATGTTTCTGTAAATTGTGAAATAGACAACAAGGTTATAGAATATTTCCTAATTCactttgttttctaaatttatctACCCCATGAAAAGTACTGATCACAATCAATAAAAATGGTGAGAGTTTGTGAAACCTAGAAATGAGCTAAGAGGCCAAAGGAATCCTTATGCCTCATTGTAGAAGAGGACAAGCTTGGGCTAGGGCTAATAACATAATCACCTTGAAGTACTAGAAACGAAAATGCATGCGTTTGTAGGCCTTTTACTACTTGTTTCCATAATTATCACTTTCATGTTGCCAGTAATGCAATCATGTCATGCAAGTGATAATACCCAAATATGCAAATTTATCTGCTGACATAACAATACTATAAACCAGTACCATGATCATATAGTATATGCTCATAGGATGAGGGAATGTAAGATgttaagaaaaagaataattccACTATCTTCGACAAACTTGAGAAAATTGGTTCCAGAGGTTGTAATGAGATTTGACCTGGTTTTGAGCAGGGATACAGATCACCAGGTTGACCATTAATAGTGAAAGCATCCGAGATTTGGGGGTCTCCTCCATTCTGAACAAATTCCGTAAGAACCTCCATAATATCTTTCTTCCACCACTCTCCtgcaattaatatttttcatcaatttccataccatttcaagtttttaattCTTTGTTGTTCCATTGCTAACAGTAGCTATGGTTAAACTCTATTTGCTTATATTTAGCAACCAGATAGAAAATTGGGTAATTACTGAAGGAGACTTTTATATATACGTACCTAATAGGATGGGAACTTCTGCATGAGGCTTGGGAAAAGGATAGCTAGTTCCTTTCTTGGGGTAGATGATGATAGCACCATGGACTGTGGCTCGGGACCAATCACTATGAGCAT is drawn from Vitis riparia cultivar Riparia Gloire de Montpellier isolate 1030 chromosome 18, EGFV_Vit.rip_1.0, whole genome shotgun sequence and contains these coding sequences:
- the LOC117905525 gene encoding laccase-14-like, with protein sequence MGKPWRTNFSPVNLNVSWFGGLILNAVIPPFGLNVKETPYTRLCSTKNILTVNGQFPGPTLYVTKGETVIVDVYNKGSYNITIHWHGVKMPRYPWSDGPEYVTQCPIQPGGKFSQKIIFSSEEGTLWWHAHSDWSRATVHGAIIIYPKKGTSYPFPKPHAEVPILLGEWWKKDIMEVLTEFVQNGGDPQISDAFTINGQPGDLYPCSKPETFKLLVDFGKMYLLRIINVDMQDILFFSIAKHQITVVGTDASYTKPLARDYISISPGQTIDVLLEANQSPDHYYMAARAYSSAKGVEYDNTTTTAVVQYNGNYTPSPPSLPFLPDYNDTNASVNFTGSLRSLANKDHPVDVPTNITTPLIFTVSMNTFPCPLNRTCKGPNGTMLASSVNNISFVNPKIDVLEAYYYQINGVFGTRFPSFPPYVFNFTAEYLSLLLELPNRWTEVKVLDYDSVVELVFQGTNLVAGTDHPIHLHGYSFYVVGWGFGNFNIDKDPLGYNLVDPPLQNTIAVPKNGWTTVRFKAHNPGVWLMHCHIERHLTWGMDMVFIVKNGPSPEVQLLPPPPDMPPC